Genomic window (Burkholderiales bacterium):
GGTGCGGAACGGCGAGGCGCCCGGCGGGATCGGCGAGCCCGGCACTGCGGTCACGGCACCGGCGCTGGTCAACGCGATCTTCGCGGCTACCGGTAAACGCATCCGTCGGTTACCAATCGGCAGTCAGCTCGAGAAAGCTTAAACCTGTCATGCACCGCGTTGACCTGAGAATACTTTATGAATAAACATGCAGCACCGTTCACGCTTGTTGTTCCGGTAAACCATTCGGATCATTTTCTCGGCTCTGAATCGGCGAAGATCACCGTTGTAGAATACGGCGACTTCGAGTGTCCGAATTGCGGTCAGGCTTATCCGGCGTTAAAAATTATGCTCAAGCATTTCGGGGACCGCGTGCGTTTCGTGTTCCGGCACTTTCCTCTTGTCGAAGTGCATGCTCATGCCGAATTAGCCGCAGAGTCCGCGGAAACAGCGGGCGCGCAGCACAAGTTTTGGCAAATGCACGACCTTTTGTTCGAGCATCAGGCCCACCTAAAAGTGAAACAGTTGCGGCAGTACGCGGCGGAAGCGGAACTCGATCTGGAACGCTACGATTATGAAATGCGCGACCACGTACATCTGCAACGCGTGCAGGAGCATATCGAAAGCGGAAAGAAAAGCGGCGTTCGATCCACGCCCATATTTTTTTTGAATAACGTCATACAGGACGTCTCTTTCGGAATGGAGCAGTTATTCCAAGAAATAGAGACCAAGCTTCGCCGTTAGATGCTGCCGAGCACGGCGCCGCGCGGGGACAGGAAAACATCTGGCTACATGCGGATCGAAATCTAATGAACGGAAGGACCTAGATCAAATGTCCACCAATTGCAAACACACCCCGCAGATTTCCAAGAACGTGATCCCGAACGCACAAGGATGCGCTGACTGCCTTAAGCTTGGCGATACCTGGGTTCATCTGCGCATGTGCATGACTTGCGGCAATATTGGCTGTTGCGACAGCTCCAAGAATAAACATGCGGATAAGCATTTTCATGCCACTCAGCATCCGATTATTCGCTCATTCGAGCCGGGCGAAGACTGGTTATGGTGTTACGTTGACAACGTCTACATCTGAATTGTTGAGCCCGACAGACGCGCTATGGCCACAGAAACTTTGAAGGATGCATACGGAAACAATCTGGGCTCCATCGAAAGCGCTGCCGATGGCAGTCAAGTACTGCGAGACGTCGAAGGAAAAATAAGGGGATTCTACGACCCGACGACAGACCACACGCGCGGTCCGGATAAGCAAATACTTGCCAAAGGCAACGTGCTTCGTCAACTTATTTGCTGATGCGCGGTCATGGTGTCGGCAGATTTCATGCGGCGCGTTGATGCCCTTGCGGGAGGGTAGATAGTTCCTCAGAATGCAGTCTTATGAGGCCGCCTTTTAGGGAGGGGCTGCCTTATATCGGGCAGGACATTTCCATTCGTTCCGGCGACTCCCGAATAGGAGCAAGATCATGCGAACGTTATTTTTAATTTTTCTTGCGGCTGCATCGTCCGGGTGCGCGCTGTTCAGCTCACCAAAGGAGCAACCGGTGCTCGAAGAACACGCTGACAACTGGTTTAACAACGCCAAAATGAACGTATTTTCTACCACCGCCGAGCGGCGAGAGGTGATAGTCAAGTTCCCGGACAACAAATTTTGCGCAGAGCCGCCCCCCGATGTCGCCGAAGCGCTCTCCAGTAGCTTGACGCTGCTTGCACAAGGCAGCGCATCTGATAAGGCGAGCGGCGAAGTCAGCGCGCGGCTCG
Coding sequences:
- a CDS encoding thioredoxin domain-containing protein, translating into MNKHAAPFTLVVPVNHSDHFLGSESAKITVVEYGDFECPNCGQAYPALKIMLKHFGDRVRFVFRHFPLVEVHAHAELAAESAETAGAQHKFWQMHDLLFEHQAHLKVKQLRQYAAEAELDLERYDYEMRDHVHLQRVQEHIESGKKSGVRSTPIFFLNNVIQDVSFGMEQLFQEIETKLRR
- a CDS encoding UBP-type zinc finger domain-containing protein; amino-acid sequence: MTCGNIGCCDSSKNKHADKHFHATQHPIIRSFEPGEDWLWCYVDNVYI